The following are encoded in a window of Thiovulum sp. ES genomic DNA:
- a CDS encoding putative transcriptional regulator (PFAM: Helix-turn-helix), producing the protein MEQKEENLVKKTCRELGITQKELAEKIGVSYRTLTNWSNGTVEIPKIALNLIEMFHVEKEYSELKNALSTSLKIN; encoded by the coding sequence TTGGAACAAAAAGAGGAAAATTTAGTTAAAAAAACTTGCCGAGAACTTGGAATAACTCAAAAAGAACTTGCCGAAAAAATAGGAGTCTCTTATCGAACTTTGACAAATTGGAGTAATGGAACTGTTGAAATTCCAAAAATAGCTTTAAATTTGATTGAGATGTTTCATGTTGAAAAAGAGTATTCCGAATTAAAAAATGCTCTTTCCACTTCTTTAAAAATAAACTAA